The Pelodiscus sinensis isolate JC-2024 chromosome 13, ASM4963464v1, whole genome shotgun sequence genome includes a region encoding these proteins:
- the LOC142818250 gene encoding uncharacterized protein LOC142818250 has product MKAQMDLPAHAAGKTCPLFSAFFAPMDGAVHSSLWGLLVSLASHLVLRDTSRGRKQSCHFPSGHIYTPFTALLQHPAPDRTHPSSRKEGLPLLSHKNILRGTPPKMLFAFLLCLTCLRPEITLAEKTEEIPQRFNSTLLLPGTNHSISLVFNVEWRARLNGRENNTISIVTYSPGSNSKHIDQRYKQRVDFSLTNFSLRIHRVTLSDEGVYTLTIQLNNSEKPPQMSTRVTVIIPVSSVFITSSLPAPYPGNNITLSCSVGAGNALSYSWEKCNQSLPTGDRTILSKDNTSLTLLNLQQSDVGKYTCVVHNALSYGHKDFFLQLCAGASPWLSYGLYGYPGYLGYAILLFYVVRWLGRTRKCSPKGQSDVIYENATFENRPKTDCATVPPTYIRHFKK; this is encoded by the exons ATGAAAGCCCAGATGGATTTGCCAGCCCACGCTGCAGGTAAAACATGCCCCCTGTTCTCTGCATTCTTTGCACCGATGGACGGCGCTGTTCATTCGTCGCTGTGGGGGCTTTTGGTTTCTCTTGCATCACACCTCGTTCTGAGAGACACCTCCAGAGGCAGGAAACAGTCTTGTCATTTCCCCTCTGGCCACATATACACCCCCTTTACCGCTCTCCTCCAGCACCCAGCACCAGACCGCACACACCCGAGCAGCAGGAAGGAAG GTCTCCCACTTCTTTCCCACAAGAATATTCTCCGGGGAACTCCGCCCaaaatgctgtttgcttttctgcTCTGTCTCACTTGCCTTCGACCCG AGATCACGCTGGCGGAAAAGACTGAGGAAATCCCTCAGAGATTcaactccacactgctgctgccaggaACCAATCACAGTATTTCTTTGGTCTTTAATGTGGAGTGGCGCGCACGGCTGAATGGGAGAGAAAACAACACCATCTCCATCGTAACATACTCGCCCGGCTCCAACAGCAAACACATTGATCAAAGATACAAACAGAGAGTTGACTTTTCTCTTACAAACTTCTCCTTGAGGATTCATCGTGTGACTTTGAGCGACGAAGGAGTCTATACTCTCACCATTCAGCTTAACAACTCAGAGAAGCCGCCACAGATGAGCACAAGAGTCACCGTGATCA TACCTGTGTCGAGCGTGTTCATCACCAGCAGTTTACCTGCTCCGTATCCAGGGAACAACATCACTTTGAGTTGCTCAGTGGGAGCAGGAAACGCCCTGTCGTACTCCTGGGAGAAATGCAACCAGAGTTTGCCAACTGGAGACCGCACCATCCTGTCTAAGGACAACACGTCGCTCACTCTCCTTAACCTCCAGCAGTCTGACGTTGGGAAGTACACATGTGTGGTGCACAATGCACTCAGCTACGGGCATAAAGATTTCTTCCTGCAGCTCTGTGCCG GTGCCTCACCCTGGCTGAGCTACGGCCTCTACGGGTACCCCGGCTATCTGGGCTACGCTATTCTCCTCTTCTACGTTGTCCGATGGCTGGGAAGGACCAGGAAATGCAGCCCCAAGGGCCAGTCAG ATGTCATTTACGAGAACGCAACTTTTGAAAACAGACCCAAAACCGACTGTGCAACCGTGCCCCCCACCTACATCAGACACTTCAAGAAGTAA